From the genome of Candidatus Poribacteria bacterium:
CCGTCGTTCATAACGGCTTGGATGTCGTCTTCACTGAGGACAGTGTTGAAAATGATGAATTCGTCTATCAACCCTTCCCACTGTCGGGATTGATTCCAATCGCCAATCCGAGCGGGATCAAGGACCCCGGGATTCCCACCCCAATCGTTTTCGATATCGAGTTCGCCGTTAGCGTAAAAGCGGATTTTCTTTTCCTTCGCACTGTAAGCGGTTGCAATGTGAACCCATTTATCCATCTGATCTCCTGCTAACATATAGTTGGCAAAAGTGTCGTTCCCACCCGGGTTACTGTGAATGGAAAACTCAACCTTGTTATTCGGATGCATCTGGTAGTGGATATCTCCTGGTTTCCAACCGTTGTTGTTGAAGAAAACACGCCACGCTCCCTCGCGTCCAGTGGATTTGACCCAGTGTGTAAAGGTAATTTCTTCAAATTCGCCGATCCGTTTCGGAATTTCGATCCACTCGTCTGAGCCGTTGAGTTCGATCGCATCGCCGATTTGGCCTTTGACAAACTTGCCACCTTTGACTTCACCATCAAATCCGTTTCCGGAAACATCTTCGGCATCGCCATCAAACAGCCATGCTGCTGCAATCATATCCTCGGTAATCTCAGCAGCACCAGTTAGACTCATACTCAACATCAGTATCAGACCGAGGGTAATCGTAATAATCTTTGCGTTCAACAGAGTAACCTCCTATGTGTAGCCAGAAAGATTGGTAAACTGTGTACATTCCGCAGCTTCTGTACAACACAGTTGTTCTGTGTCATATTTAAAAAAATTATAACACAAAAAATATGCAAATACAACACTTTTTAGAACAGAACGGATATACAGGCTAAACAAATCTATCTTTGTGTGGACTGGCTTTCCATTGGGCATACCAATCTTGCCATGACGTTGGACATCGTCGGGTTTCGCGCGCACGGGCAGGATACGCAATCGCTTCGTGCCAGAGTCCATCTAACGAAGTACCGGTTTGGCTGAACCGAAAATCTACCGACCAACGGATGATGTCGCTCCGGTTGAATAACGACCGATGAAAAACCAGATTGTTAAAAACGAGTAAGTCGCCTCTCTTCATCTCT
Proteins encoded in this window:
- a CDS encoding LamG domain-containing protein, which produces MNAKIITITLGLILMLSMSLTGAAEITEDMIAAAWLFDGDAEDVSGNGFDGEVKGGKFVKGQIGDAIELNGSDEWIEIPKRIGEFEEITFTHWVKSTGREGAWRVFFNNNGWKPGDIHYQMHPNNKVEFSIHSNPGGNDTFANYMLAGDQMDKWVHIATAYSAKEKKIRFYANGELDIENDWGGNPGVLDPARIGDWNQSRQWEGLIDEFIIFNTVLSEDDIQAVMNDGYETTLAVDAKGKLATTWASLKK